In Halosegnis marinus, one genomic interval encodes:
- a CDS encoding LVIVD repeat-containing protein yields MRPPRVDRRTVLRSLPAAALGLAGADVASGQESFAPAGSVVVRDATEAVVDDDGVHVYVAADDGLAVVDVSDPAEPTVVAERPRLEVDGERVRGYADCVRSGVRLVLAGPASSRARVPSGAVVFDVSEPAKPVRTGTVRTDHAVHNAALSGDTLFATGTGLTDEPVVAYDVTDGTELGRWSVTDAGYDGVPGVFRSCHDVTAVGGTLFVSQWDAGTWLVDASDPAAMTAVGQVGGRPAAELREIPSDETLAEAYEMPGNHHNAALHPDGELLAVGHEAFDLPTDRVGAPAGIGLWDVSDPSAPERVSSLRPPAVGERMTTAHNCTWRGDRLYASFYHGGVRVYDLADPAEPRRLAAWSDPGNASFWTAVPVAEGFAASSMALGDGTPAALYTFPEPDGEGEPAETGLWPGRDTMATPTPTPTATPTPTPTATPTPTATATETATATETPGQPGFGALATLAAGGAALARLLGRQNGEE; encoded by the coding sequence ATGCGCCCTCCACGCGTCGACCGCCGTACCGTCCTGCGGAGCCTTCCCGCCGCCGCCCTCGGCCTCGCCGGGGCGGACGTCGCGAGCGGGCAGGAGTCGTTCGCCCCCGCGGGCAGCGTCGTCGTCCGTGACGCGACCGAGGCGGTCGTCGACGACGACGGCGTCCACGTCTACGTCGCCGCGGACGACGGACTCGCCGTCGTGGACGTCTCCGACCCCGCCGAGCCGACCGTCGTCGCGGAGCGCCCCCGCCTCGAAGTCGACGGCGAGCGGGTCCGCGGCTACGCCGACTGCGTCCGCTCGGGGGTCCGCCTCGTGCTCGCCGGGCCGGCGTCGTCACGGGCCCGGGTCCCGTCCGGCGCGGTCGTCTTCGACGTGTCCGAGCCGGCGAAGCCGGTGCGCACCGGGACCGTCCGAACCGACCACGCCGTCCACAACGCCGCGCTCTCCGGCGACACGCTGTTCGCGACCGGGACCGGCCTCACGGACGAACCCGTGGTCGCGTACGACGTCACCGACGGGACGGAGCTGGGCCGCTGGTCCGTGACCGACGCCGGCTACGACGGCGTCCCCGGCGTGTTCCGGTCGTGTCACGACGTGACCGCGGTCGGCGGGACGCTGTTCGTCTCCCAGTGGGACGCCGGGACGTGGCTCGTCGACGCGAGCGACCCCGCGGCGATGACGGCCGTCGGGCAGGTCGGAGGGCGGCCGGCCGCCGAGTTGCGGGAGATACCGAGCGACGAGACGCTCGCGGAGGCGTACGAGATGCCCGGGAACCACCACAACGCGGCGCTCCACCCGGACGGGGAGCTGCTCGCGGTCGGCCACGAGGCGTTCGACCTACCGACCGACCGCGTCGGCGCCCCCGCCGGCATCGGGCTGTGGGACGTGTCGGACCCGAGCGCGCCCGAGCGCGTCTCGTCGCTGCGCCCGCCGGCCGTCGGCGAGCGGATGACCACCGCGCACAACTGTACGTGGCGCGGCGACCGGCTGTACGCCTCCTTCTACCACGGGGGCGTCCGCGTGTACGACCTCGCGGACCCCGCGGAGCCGCGCCGGCTGGCGGCGTGGTCGGACCCCGGGAACGCGAGCTTCTGGACGGCGGTCCCCGTCGCCGAGGGGTTCGCCGCGTCGTCGATGGCGCTCGGCGACGGAACCCCCGCGGCGCTGTACACGTTCCCCGAACCCGACGGCGAGGGGGAACCCGCCGAGACGGGGCTGTGGCCCGGCCGGGACACGATGGCGACGCCCACACCCACGCCGACCGCGACACCGACGCCAACGCCGACCGCGACACCGACACCGACCGCGACCGCCACCGAGACGGCAACGGCGACGGAGACGCCCGGTCAGCCCGGCTTCGGCGCGCTGGCGACGCTGGCGGCCGGCGGCGCGGCGCTCGCGCGGCTGCTCGGTCGCCAGAACGGGGAGGAGTGA
- a CDS encoding ABC transporter ATP-binding protein: MTTVLKTEDLRRQFGRLVAVDDVSVDIQSGEITSIIGPNGAGKTTFYNLLTGRLAPSSGAVHLRERGGDLVEVTNRSANEIANLGLSRGFQINNVFDGLTVLENIRIARISREGRTLDLTAVAKSDPELTDGAWEIIELVGLEDIADTVCENLSHGDKRKVEIALALGTDPSVVLLDEPTAGMNATETRRMVELIERLDEETDTTFVVTEHDMEVVLGISDRILVLDNGALIADGTPDEVMADERVREAYLGLDDDEELAEDGLGETDEGADGGETA; encoded by the coding sequence GTGACGACGGTCCTGAAGACGGAGGATCTGCGCCGGCAGTTCGGCCGGCTGGTCGCGGTCGACGACGTGTCCGTGGACATCCAGTCCGGCGAGATAACGAGCATCATCGGCCCGAACGGGGCCGGCAAGACCACGTTCTACAACCTCCTGACCGGGCGGCTCGCGCCCAGTTCGGGCGCCGTCCACCTCCGCGAGCGCGGCGGCGACCTCGTCGAGGTCACGAACCGCTCGGCCAACGAGATAGCCAACCTCGGGCTGTCGCGGGGGTTCCAGATCAACAACGTGTTCGACGGGCTCACCGTCCTGGAGAACATCCGCATCGCGCGCATCAGCCGCGAGGGGCGCACCCTCGACCTGACGGCGGTCGCCAAGAGCGACCCCGAACTCACCGACGGCGCGTGGGAGATAATCGAGCTCGTCGGGCTGGAGGACATCGCGGACACGGTCTGTGAAAACCTCTCGCACGGGGACAAGCGGAAGGTGGAGATCGCGCTCGCGCTCGGCACCGACCCCTCGGTCGTGCTGCTTGACGAGCCGACCGCCGGGATGAACGCCACCGAGACCCGCCGGATGGTCGAACTCATCGAGCGGCTGGACGAGGAGACGGACACCACGTTCGTCGTGACCGAACACGACATGGAGGTCGTGCTCGGCATCTCCGACCGCATCCTCGTGCTCGACAACGGCGCGCTCATCGCGGACGGGACGCCGGACGAGGTGATGGCCGACGAGCGCGTCCGCGAGGCGTACCTCGGGCTCGACGACGACGAGGAACTGGCCGAGGACGGACTCGGCGAGACCGACGAGGGGGCCGACGGGGGTGAGACGGCGTGA
- a CDS encoding ABC transporter substrate-binding protein has translation MSNDHTDQGTNGSSRLTTGIDRRKFLTATGAGATAAVAGCSGLTGGGGDTIKIGGVYLLSGIASALGTASANAARVAVEQINEDGGIDGQEVELEVRDHGEDPQAQIRSVAQEYNADVMIGLTSSGVTLGSAPTIESLGVPFTLTDIGTPYITEYDTDAYGDYFEADDGKAAFTPNMFRANSMTSHMTYAIAKYVADNYGAMRVANMGPNYAYGQQCWEYFQAYSEGLGVDHEYVASEFPELGASDMTPQINSVLSADPDLVFTSFWAGDTTTFISQAADQGLFDEVEDVFDTIGADPTVYEALGDTTPEGIHMSGWYWPTAYDNENNQAFLDAYEERFSSDDTTPNIPGFTGGSTWAAIYMYKQAIEAAGSTNADDIISEMEGLTLEEDPRGPVTINEDSHQANAPCVIGETSFDVDVPYDGAGLANTQTYTLTRSRAEELLEGSGLGPGI, from the coding sequence ATGTCGAACGACCACACGGACCAGGGTACGAACGGTTCCTCACGGCTGACGACGGGCATCGACAGACGGAAGTTCCTGACCGCGACCGGCGCGGGGGCCACGGCGGCCGTCGCGGGCTGTTCGGGCCTCACCGGTGGCGGGGGCGACACGATCAAGATCGGCGGGGTGTACCTGCTGTCGGGCATCGCGTCGGCGCTGGGGACGGCCTCGGCGAACGCGGCGCGGGTGGCGGTCGAGCAGATCAACGAGGACGGCGGTATCGACGGCCAGGAGGTCGAACTGGAGGTCCGCGACCACGGCGAGGACCCGCAGGCGCAGATCCGCAGCGTCGCCCAGGAGTACAACGCCGACGTGATGATCGGCCTCACCTCCTCGGGCGTGACGCTGGGGTCGGCCCCGACCATCGAGTCGCTGGGGGTGCCGTTCACCCTCACCGACATCGGGACGCCGTACATCACCGAGTACGACACGGACGCGTACGGCGACTACTTCGAGGCCGACGACGGGAAGGCCGCGTTCACGCCCAACATGTTCCGGGCGAACTCGATGACCTCCCACATGACGTACGCCATCGCGAAGTACGTCGCCGACAACTACGGCGCGATGCGCGTCGCGAACATGGGCCCGAACTACGCCTACGGCCAGCAGTGCTGGGAGTACTTCCAGGCGTACTCCGAGGGCCTCGGCGTCGACCACGAGTACGTCGCGAGCGAGTTCCCCGAACTCGGCGCGAGCGACATGACGCCGCAGATCAACTCCGTGCTCAGCGCCGACCCGGACCTCGTGTTCACGAGCTTCTGGGCGGGCGACACGACGACGTTCATCTCGCAGGCCGCCGACCAGGGGCTGTTCGACGAGGTCGAGGACGTCTTCGACACCATCGGCGCGGACCCGACGGTGTACGAGGCGCTCGGCGACACCACGCCGGAGGGCATCCACATGTCCGGCTGGTACTGGCCGACGGCGTACGACAACGAGAACAACCAGGCGTTCCTCGACGCGTACGAGGAGCGGTTCTCCAGCGACGACACCACGCCGAACATCCCGGGCTTCACCGGCGGGAGCACGTGGGCGGCCATCTACATGTACAAGCAGGCCATCGAGGCCGCCGGCTCCACGAACGCCGACGACATCATCTCGGAGATGGAGGGGCTCACCCTCGAGGAGGACCCCCGCGGCCCGGTGACCATCAACGAGGACAGCCACCAGGCGAACGCGCCGTGTGTCATCGGCGAGACGAGCTTCGACGTCGACGTGCCGTACGACGGCGCGGGGCTCGCCAACACCCAGACGTACACGCTCACGCGGAGCCGGGCGGAGGAACTGCTCGAGGGCAGCGGCCTCGGTCCCGGTATCTAG
- a CDS encoding ketopantoate reductase family protein: MHVVVLGAGSLGSLVGGLLARAHEVTLVGREPHVSRVREGGLELTGAYDERVRPDARTDPPASADLAVVTTKAFDTDAAAEALAPVALDACLSLQNGMGNETTLAADLDCPVLAGTCTYGARLTEPGVVACTGVGEVVLGARGGGASEAADRVGTAFDAAGLHTTVAEDMPLRLWEKLAVNAGINATTALARVENGALLDGPAGGVARDAARETARVARADGLDLDDETAVAAVERVAEATAANRSSMLQDVEAGRRTEVDAISGFVAGYGVETPVNATTARLVRAWEAARDLR; encoded by the coding sequence ATGCACGTCGTCGTCCTCGGCGCGGGGAGCCTGGGGTCGCTCGTGGGGGGCCTGCTCGCGCGCGCCCACGAGGTGACGCTCGTCGGCCGGGAGCCGCACGTCTCGCGGGTCCGCGAGGGCGGCCTCGAACTGACCGGCGCGTACGACGAGCGCGTCCGCCCCGACGCCCGCACCGACCCGCCCGCGAGTGCCGACCTCGCCGTCGTGACGACGAAGGCGTTCGACACCGACGCCGCGGCCGAGGCGCTCGCGCCCGTCGCCCTCGACGCCTGCCTCTCGCTCCAGAACGGGATGGGAAACGAGACGACGCTCGCCGCCGACCTCGACTGTCCCGTCCTCGCCGGCACCTGCACCTACGGCGCACGACTGACCGAGCCGGGGGTCGTCGCCTGCACCGGCGTCGGGGAGGTCGTCCTCGGCGCGCGCGGAGGGGGTGCCAGCGAGGCCGCCGACCGGGTCGGCACGGCCTTCGACGCCGCCGGCCTCCACACGACCGTCGCCGAGGACATGCCATTGCGTCTGTGGGAGAAGCTCGCGGTCAACGCCGGCATCAACGCGACGACGGCGCTGGCCCGCGTCGAGAACGGCGCGCTCCTCGACGGCCCCGCCGGCGGCGTGGCCCGCGACGCCGCCCGCGAGACGGCCCGCGTCGCCCGCGCCGACGGGCTCGACCTCGACGACGAAACGGCCGTCGCGGCCGTCGAGCGCGTCGCCGAGGCCACCGCCGCCAACCGTTCCTCGATGCTGCAGGACGTGGAGGCCGGCCGCCGGACCGAGGTGGACGCCATCTCGGGGTTCGTCGCCGGCTACGGCGTCGAGACGCCGGTCAACGCCACGACCGCCCGGCTGGTTCGCGCGTGGGAGGCCGCGCGCGACCTGCGGTGA
- a CDS encoding iron-sulfur cluster assembly scaffold protein → MGTGSDMYRQQILDHYKNPRNYGEMEGASFEHVGENPMCGDTIKMFVKLADDDETIEGVSFIGDGCAISQASASMLSGELRGKTLSEVRGMDRDDVVEMLGVEISPMRIKCAVLAEKVAQDGAAVYVGDKELDETTTEED, encoded by the coding sequence ATGGGAACCGGCTCCGACATGTACCGCCAGCAGATACTGGACCACTACAAGAACCCCCGGAACTACGGCGAGATGGAGGGGGCGAGCTTCGAGCACGTCGGCGAGAACCCGATGTGCGGCGACACCATCAAGATGTTCGTCAAACTGGCCGACGACGACGAGACCATCGAGGGCGTCTCCTTCATCGGCGACGGCTGTGCCATCTCGCAGGCGTCGGCCAGCATGCTGTCGGGGGAACTCCGCGGGAAGACGCTCTCGGAGGTGCGCGGGATGGACCGCGACGACGTGGTCGAGATGCTCGGCGTCGAGATATCCCCGATGCGAATCAAGTGCGCCGTGCTCGCGGAGAAGGTGGCACAGGACGGCGCGGCCGTCTACGTCGGCGACAAGGAGCTCGACGAGACCACGACCGAGGAGGACTGA
- a CDS encoding branched-chain amino acid ABC transporter permease — MVSQGLLFDQIITGLSIGGRLFLIAVGLSLIFGVLDVLNFAHGVLYMIGAYAALWALGVVSVPFLGALGIGFWPGVVVGLLVAGLIGALIEGVFIRRVYDREPLDQLLLTFAFVLMLTDAIRTTFGTGSNVVRPPALLQGDLVISGGLSLPTYRAFLIAMSIVVLAALFVVLRTTNIGRLVRATSSDRDMAALLGVNVPRLYTLVFFVGAALAGLGGALAIPTQSVTPSLGNQVIINAFVIAVIGGLGSFTGAFVGAYFVGVSIAVGSIYVAGAGQLIPFVAMIVVLLVKPEGLFGGAEA; from the coding sequence ATGGTATCACAGGGCTTGCTCTTCGATCAGATAATCACCGGCCTCTCCATCGGGGGCCGGTTGTTCCTCATCGCGGTCGGGTTGAGCCTCATCTTCGGCGTCCTCGACGTCCTGAACTTCGCGCACGGCGTCCTGTACATGATCGGCGCGTACGCGGCACTGTGGGCGCTCGGGGTCGTCTCGGTGCCGTTCCTCGGCGCGCTCGGCATCGGCTTCTGGCCGGGCGTCGTCGTCGGCCTGCTCGTCGCCGGCCTCATCGGGGCGCTCATCGAGGGGGTGTTCATCCGGCGCGTGTACGACAGGGAACCCCTCGACCAACTGCTCCTGACGTTCGCGTTCGTGTTGATGCTGACCGACGCCATCCGGACGACGTTCGGGACGGGGTCGAACGTCGTCCGCCCGCCCGCGCTGCTCCAGGGCGACCTGGTCATCTCGGGCGGCCTCTCGCTCCCCACCTACCGCGCCTTCCTCATCGCGATGTCCATCGTCGTGCTCGCCGCGCTCTTCGTCGTCCTCAGAACGACGAACATCGGGCGGCTGGTGCGGGCGACCTCCTCGGACCGCGACATGGCCGCGCTGCTCGGGGTGAACGTGCCGCGGCTGTACACGCTCGTCTTCTTCGTCGGCGCGGCGCTGGCCGGGTTAGGTGGCGCGCTCGCCATCCCGACCCAGTCGGTGACGCCGAGCCTCGGCAATCAGGTCATCATCAACGCCTTCGTCATCGCCGTCATCGGCGGTCTCGGCTCCTTCACCGGCGCGTTCGTCGGCGCCTACTTCGTCGGCGTCTCCATCGCCGTCGGGAGCATCTACGTGGCCGGGGCGGGCCAACTCATCCCCTTCGTGGCGATGATCGTCGTCCTGCTCGTCAAGCCCGAGGGCCTGTTCGGGGGTGCCGAAGCATGA
- a CDS encoding AMP-binding protein, producing the protein MPWHIDLDYPTYGAAREGFEWNVPDDYNLVADLLRKHDDTDAPALRQRYPDGRAETYSFADLDAASDRVANALAARGVGAGDTVAVVLPQVPANPLTHLACWKLGAVSLPLSVLFGPDGLESRLDDSGAVAVVADTDCRAAVREAAAACDALAHHVEVDWRGEGVADGLDAFDALLDAPAAFDRVETTPETPAIVMYTSGSTGPPKGVLHGHDVWLGHCPAFSMYFELDTEGTFWTPADWAWIGALGDLLFPAWHYGQPVVGYPMGSFDAREAYDVLAREAVTNAFLPPTAIRMLMNEDPDEWDLALEAVCSGGEPLTPEILAWADEELGGVPVNELYGQTEANLLVTNCRRWFDARAGSMGKPAPGHEVAVLDPDTGERKPDDEVGHLAVRRTAPSGEPDPVVFHEYLNRPEKTAAATVEDDAGGSWHLTGDLGRRDEDGYFWFKARDDDVIITAGYRVGPGEVESALLEHPSVEQVGVVGVPDDLRGEIIKAFVQPVAGVAGDDDLREELRALVRDSLAKHEYPREIAFVEALPTTTTGKIQRRKLRDGE; encoded by the coding sequence ATGCCGTGGCACATCGACCTCGACTACCCGACCTACGGGGCCGCACGCGAGGGGTTCGAGTGGAACGTCCCGGACGACTACAACCTCGTCGCGGACCTCCTGCGGAAACACGACGACACGGACGCGCCGGCGCTGCGCCAGCGCTACCCGGACGGGCGCGCGGAGACGTACTCCTTCGCCGACCTCGACGCCGCCTCCGACCGGGTGGCGAACGCGCTCGCGGCCCGGGGCGTCGGCGCGGGCGACACCGTCGCCGTCGTTCTGCCGCAGGTGCCGGCGAACCCGCTGACCCATCTCGCCTGCTGGAAACTCGGCGCCGTGTCGCTTCCCCTCTCCGTGCTGTTCGGCCCCGACGGGCTGGAGAGCCGCCTCGACGACTCCGGGGCCGTCGCCGTCGTCGCGGACACGGACTGCCGGGCGGCGGTGCGCGAGGCCGCGGCCGCGTGTGACGCGCTCGCCCACCACGTCGAGGTGGACTGGCGCGGGGAGGGGGTCGCCGACGGACTCGACGCGTTCGACGCCCTGCTCGACGCGCCCGCGGCGTTCGACCGGGTCGAAACGACACCGGAGACCCCCGCTATCGTCATGTACACCAGCGGCTCGACGGGGCCGCCGAAGGGTGTGCTCCACGGTCACGACGTGTGGCTCGGCCACTGTCCGGCGTTCTCGATGTACTTCGAACTCGACACCGAGGGGACGTTCTGGACGCCCGCCGACTGGGCGTGGATCGGCGCGCTCGGCGACCTGCTCTTCCCGGCGTGGCACTACGGACAGCCGGTGGTCGGCTACCCGATGGGGTCGTTCGACGCCCGCGAGGCCTACGACGTGCTCGCCCGGGAGGCGGTCACCAACGCCTTCCTCCCCCCGACCGCGATTCGGATGCTGATGAACGAGGACCCCGACGAGTGGGACCTCGCGCTGGAAGCCGTCTGTTCCGGCGGCGAACCGCTCACGCCCGAGATACTGGCGTGGGCCGACGAGGAACTCGGCGGCGTCCCCGTCAACGAACTGTACGGACAGACGGAGGCGAACCTCCTCGTGACGAACTGCCGGCGGTGGTTCGACGCGCGAGCGGGGAGCATGGGCAAGCCCGCGCCCGGTCACGAGGTCGCGGTCCTCGACCCCGACACCGGCGAGCGGAAGCCCGACGACGAGGTCGGCCACCTCGCCGTGCGCCGGACGGCCCCGAGCGGCGAACCCGACCCCGTCGTCTTCCACGAGTACCTGAACCGCCCGGAGAAGACCGCGGCCGCCACCGTCGAGGACGACGCGGGCGGGTCGTGGCACCTCACGGGCGACCTCGGGCGGCGCGACGAGGACGGCTACTTCTGGTTCAAGGCGCGCGACGACGACGTCATCATCACCGCGGGCTACCGGGTCGGCCCCGGCGAGGTGGAGAGCGCGCTGCTCGAACACCCCTCGGTCGAGCAGGTCGGCGTCGTGGGCGTCCCCGACGACCTCCGCGGCGAGATAATCAAGGCGTTCGTCCAGCCGGTCGCCGGCGTCGCGGGCGACGACGACCTGCGCGAGGAACTCCGGGCGCTCGTGCGCGACTCGCTGGCGAAACACGAGTACCCCCGAGAGATCGCGTTCGTCGAGGCGCTACCCACCACGACGACGGGGAAGATACAGCGCCGGAAGCTGCGGGACGGCGAGTAA
- a CDS encoding RNB domain-containing ribonuclease, with amino-acid sequence MTDDDQGPVRIDEDLARHLDNKRKELFEEFELRDAFPSEVIREAEERTTDIDAEIESEIGEDYRTDCRDLTTCTIDPADAQDFDDAISIKREDDGYRLWVHIADVTHYVQPGTAMWEEALKRGNTVYLPGYTMHMLPPALAETVCSLVPNEDRLAHTVEMKIDGETLSNESIDIYKSVVHSDERLTYKQAENRLDEADADLHDELTLVHELADSLHEQRKEDGSLVLNPRRDRAHTIIEECMLKANKAVTHELQWSRGLEAMFRVHPQPTPEKWDEALQEIQDLDGVSIPGAAWDDPRKAVNATLEEAPGRQLDKIQWAVMKVMPRAKYMSDPFGGHHALNFEIYGHFTSPIRRLSDLVNHWIIYQDETPEGVVLADLCDHASERGKAAETCERIYKDFLQEVGLDPHAVNNRGIEVVDEEDADPDDLDRSASEVNPAAFD; translated from the coding sequence ATGACCGACGACGACCAGGGTCCCGTCCGCATCGACGAGGATCTCGCCCGCCACCTCGACAACAAGCGGAAGGAGCTGTTCGAGGAGTTCGAGCTCCGCGACGCCTTCCCGAGCGAGGTCATCCGCGAGGCCGAGGAACGCACCACGGACATCGACGCCGAAATCGAGTCCGAGATCGGCGAGGACTACCGCACCGACTGCCGGGACCTGACGACCTGCACCATCGACCCGGCGGACGCGCAGGACTTCGACGACGCCATCTCCATCAAACGCGAGGACGACGGCTACCGGCTGTGGGTCCACATCGCCGACGTGACCCACTACGTCCAGCCCGGCACGGCGATGTGGGAGGAGGCGCTCAAGCGGGGCAACACCGTCTATCTGCCCGGCTACACGATGCACATGCTCCCGCCGGCGCTGGCCGAGACGGTCTGCTCGCTCGTGCCGAACGAGGACCGGCTGGCACACACCGTGGAAATGAAGATAGACGGCGAGACGCTGTCGAACGAGTCCATCGACATCTACAAGTCCGTCGTCCACTCCGACGAGCGGCTGACGTACAAGCAGGCGGAGAACCGGCTGGACGAGGCGGACGCCGACCTCCACGACGAACTCACGCTCGTCCACGAGCTCGCCGACAGCCTCCACGAACAGCGCAAGGAGGACGGCTCGCTCGTGCTCAATCCGCGCCGCGACCGCGCCCACACCATCATCGAGGAGTGCATGCTGAAGGCGAACAAGGCCGTCACCCACGAGCTCCAGTGGTCGCGCGGGCTGGAGGCGATGTTCCGCGTCCACCCGCAGCCGACCCCCGAGAAGTGGGACGAGGCGCTCCAGGAGATACAGGACCTCGACGGCGTCTCCATCCCCGGCGCGGCGTGGGACGACCCCCGGAAGGCCGTCAACGCCACCCTGGAGGAGGCCCCCGGCCGCCAGCTCGACAAGATACAGTGGGCCGTGATGAAGGTCATGCCGCGGGCGAAGTACATGTCCGACCCGTTCGGCGGCCACCACGCGCTCAACTTCGAGATATACGGCCACTTCACCTCGCCCATCCGCCGGCTGTCGGACCTCGTCAACCACTGGATAATCTACCAGGACGAGACGCCGGAGGGCGTCGTGCTCGCGGACCTGTGCGACCACGCCTCCGAGCGCGGGAAGGCCGCCGAGACCTGCGAGCGCATCTACAAGGACTTCCTCCAGGAGGTCGGCCTCGACCCGCACGCGGTGAACAACCGCGGCATCGAGGTGGTCGACGAGGAGGACGCCGACCCCGACGACCTCGACCGCTCGGCCTCCGAAGTGAACCCCGCAGCCTTCGATTAA
- a CDS encoding branched-chain amino acid ABC transporter permease codes for MSYGASERLPIPESRTRIVGFAVAAVALLAAPFVLGGFQTDLLASTLIFAVFATAFNLLYGYTGLLSFGHAMFVAASGYTVAKVVQQVVPAIGLEGVFGGATLLVVWLLALLLGTIAAALLAVGIGYLSVQLEEIYFAMITLSFSMAIYVIVNQDIIGTVLEQLGIGGGTFTNGSDGLTFRLGEVNLFGFEFRLVDIADPTAYYFLTLVVFAVGMYALYRVVSSPFGTTCRAIRENPERARALGIDTRYHSWMTFIISGAFSGLAGAALVMLETSILPADAFWTASATPVVMTVIGGPYSFFGPLIGAFTYEYLRWFIRQFPLLEEFWEFSFGFLLLIVVLFFDNGVSGGVTRFRAWLGVARTRYREDGAGGVASLVGETVRKWARAFVETVADALRSLASRLNPS; via the coding sequence ATGAGCTACGGGGCCAGCGAACGACTGCCGATTCCCGAGAGCCGGACCCGCATCGTCGGGTTCGCCGTCGCAGCGGTCGCGCTGCTCGCCGCGCCGTTCGTCCTGGGCGGCTTCCAGACGGACCTGCTCGCCAGCACGCTCATCTTCGCCGTCTTCGCGACGGCGTTCAACCTGCTGTACGGCTACACCGGCCTGCTGTCGTTCGGCCACGCGATGTTCGTCGCCGCGTCCGGCTACACGGTCGCGAAGGTCGTCCAGCAGGTGGTGCCGGCCATCGGTCTCGAAGGGGTGTTCGGCGGCGCGACGCTGCTCGTCGTGTGGCTGCTCGCGCTCCTCCTTGGCACGATCGCCGCGGCGCTGCTGGCCGTGGGCATCGGCTACCTCTCGGTTCAGCTGGAGGAGATCTACTTCGCGATGATCACCCTGTCGTTCTCGATGGCGATCTACGTCATCGTGAACCAGGACATCATCGGGACGGTGCTCGAACAGCTCGGCATCGGGGGCGGGACGTTCACCAACGGCTCGGACGGCCTGACCTTCCGGCTCGGGGAGGTGAACCTGTTCGGCTTCGAGTTCCGGCTCGTCGATATCGCCGACCCGACGGCGTACTACTTCCTGACGCTCGTCGTGTTCGCGGTCGGGATGTACGCGCTGTACCGGGTCGTCAGCTCCCCGTTCGGGACGACGTGTCGGGCCATCCGTGAGAACCCGGAGCGCGCCCGCGCGCTCGGCATCGACACCCGCTACCACTCGTGGATGACGTTCATCATCTCCGGGGCCTTCTCGGGGCTGGCCGGCGCGGCGCTGGTGATGCTGGAGACGAGCATCCTCCCGGCCGACGCCTTCTGGACGGCGTCGGCGACGCCGGTCGTGATGACCGTCATCGGCGGCCCGTACTCCTTCTTCGGGCCGCTCATCGGCGCGTTCACCTACGAGTACCTGCGGTGGTTCATCCGGCAGTTCCCGCTGCTGGAGGAGTTCTGGGAGTTCAGCTTCGGCTTCCTGCTGCTGATAGTCGTGCTGTTCTTCGACAACGGCGTCTCCGGCGGCGTCACGCGCTTCCGCGCGTGGCTCGGCGTCGCCCGGACCCGCTACCGCGAGGACGGCGCGGGCGGCGTCGCGTCGCTCGTCGGCGAGACGGTCCGCAAGTGGGCGCGCGCGTTCGTCGAGACGGTCGCGGACGCGCTCCGCTCGCTCGCGTCGCGGCTCAACCCCTCGTAA
- a CDS encoding DUF7130 family rubredoxin-like protein, with amino-acid sequence MGVETMDERAVSLGEGVYDDDGNRLGRVRGLDEHGFYVATADGVVAMSVEHEAGTTAGIKELQWRCWECGEIGELNEMPDSCPACGAPGEELYYWQQD; translated from the coding sequence ATGGGTGTTGAAACCATGGACGAGCGCGCGGTCAGTCTGGGCGAGGGCGTGTACGACGACGACGGCAACCGCCTCGGTCGGGTTCGGGGACTCGACGAGCACGGCTTCTACGTCGCGACGGCCGACGGCGTCGTCGCCATGTCCGTCGAACACGAGGCCGGCACCACGGCCGGTATCAAGGAGCTCCAGTGGCGCTGCTGGGAGTGCGGCGAGATCGGCGAGCTAAACGAGATGCCCGATTCCTGTCCCGCCTGCGGCGCGCCCGGCGAGGAGCTGTACTACTGGCAGCAGGACTAG
- a CDS encoding DUF7562 family protein → MWGNRDRATQVTCIACGDTVSRTDAREYDKEGDRYDRRDKEFEYLCKPCHRDIDHQPRGNLESLLAESGAGETDREAFLTRYAELATERGPRSESER, encoded by the coding sequence ATGTGGGGTAACCGGGACCGCGCTACGCAGGTGACCTGTATCGCCTGCGGCGACACCGTGTCCCGAACCGACGCGCGCGAGTACGACAAGGAGGGCGACCGCTACGACCGCCGGGACAAGGAGTTCGAGTACCTCTGCAAGCCGTGTCACCGCGACATCGACCACCAGCCCCGCGGCAACCTCGAATCGCTGCTCGCCGAGAGCGGCGCGGGCGAGACGGACCGCGAGGCGTTCCTGACGCGGTACGCGGAGCTGGCGACCGAGCGCGGCCCGCGCTCCGAGAGCGAGCGGTAA